The following are from one region of the Camelus ferus isolate YT-003-E chromosome 13, BCGSAC_Cfer_1.0, whole genome shotgun sequence genome:
- the LOC102508660 gene encoding cyclin-dependent kinase 11B isoform X4, protein MGDEKDSWKVKTLDEILQEKKRRKEQEEKAEIKRLKNSDDRDSKRDSLEEGELRDHRMEITIRNSPYRREDSMEDRGEEDDSLAIKPPQQMSRKEKAHHRKDEKRKEKRRHRSHSAEGGKHARAKEKEREHERRKRHREEQDKARREWERQKRRELAREHSRRERDRLEQLERKRERERKLREQQKEQREQKERERRAEERRKEREARREGSAHHRALREDYGDKVKASHWSRSPLRPPRERFELGEGRKPVKEEKTEERDLLSDLQDVSDSERKTSSAESSSAESGSGSEEEEEEEEEEEGSSSEESEEEEEEEEEEEEEEEETGSNSEDASAQSAEEVSEEEMSEDEEREGENHVLVVPESRFDRDSGESEEGEEEAGEGTPHSSALTEGEFVPDSPALSPIELKQELPKYLPALQGCRSVEEFQCLNRIEEGTYGVVYRAKDKKTDEIVALKRLKMEKEKEGFPITSLREINTILKAQHPNIVTVREIVVGSNMDKIYIVMNYVEHDLKSLMETMKQPFLPGEVKTLMIQLLRGVKHLHDNWILHRDLKTSNLLLSHAGILKVGDFGLAREYGSPLKAYTPVVVTLWYRAPELLLGAKEYSTAVDMWSVGCIFGELLTQKPLFPGKSEIDQINKVFKDLGTPSEKIWPGYNDLPAVKKMTFTEYPYNNLRKRFGALLSDQGFDLMNKFLTYFPGRRVNAEDGLKHEYFRETPLPIDPSMFPTWPAKSEQQRVKRGTSPRPPEGGLGYSQLGDDDLKETGFHLTTTNQGASAAGPGFSLKF, encoded by the exons ATGGGTGATGAAAAGGACTCTTGGAAAGTGAAAACTTTAGATGAAATTCTCCAGGAGAAGAAACGACGGAAGGAAcaagaggagaaagcagagataAAACGCTTAAAAAAC TCTGATGACCGGGATTCCAAGCGGGATTCCCTTGAGGAAGGGGAGCTGAGGGACCACCGCATGGAGATAACAATAAGGAACTCACCCTACAGAAGAGAGGACTCCATGGAAGACAG AGGAGAGGAGGATGATTCTTTGGCTATCAAACCACCCCAGCAAATGTCTCGAAAGGAGAAAGCTCACCACAGGAAAGacgaaaagagaaaagagaaacggAGGCACCGTAGTCATTCAGCAGAAGGGG GGAAGCACGCCAGGgcgaaggagaaggaaagggagcacGAGCGCCGCAAGCGGCACCGCGAGGAGCAGGACAAGGCGCGGCGGGAGTGGGAGCGGCAGAAGAGGCGGGAGCTGGCGCGGGAGCACTCCCGGAGGGAGAG GGACCGCCTGGAGCAGCTGGAGAGGAAGCGGGAGCGCGAGCGCAAGCTGCGGGAGCAGCAGAAGGAGCAGCGGGAGCAGAAGGAGCGGGAGCGGCGGGCGGAGGAGCGGCGCAAGGAGCGGGAGGCCCGGAGGGAAG ggtcTGCACATCACCGAGCCCTGAGGGAGGACTATGGCGACAAAGTGAAGGCCAGCCACTGGAGCCGGAGCCCCCTCCGGCCGCCTCGCGAGCGCTTCGAGCTGGGGGAAGGCCGGAAGCCCG TAAAAGAAGAGAAGACGGAAGAGAGAGACCTGCTGTCTGACCTGCAGGACGTTAGCGACAGTGAGAGGAAGACCAGCTCGGCCGAGTCCTCATCGG CAGAGTCGGGGTCTGGttcggaggaggaggaggaggaggaggaggaggaggaggggagcagcagtgaggagtcggaggaggaggaggaggaggaggaagaggaggaggaggaggaggaggagacggggAGCAACTCCGAGGACGCATCTGCACAGTCGGCAG AAGAAGTGAGTGAGGAGGAAATGAGCGAAGATGAGGAGCGAGAGGGCGAGAACCACGTCCTCGTCG TTCCAGAGTCACGATTTGACCGGGATTCTGGGGAGAgtgaagaaggggaagaggaggcggGTGAGGGCACCCCACACAGCAGTGCCCTCACCGAAGGAGAGTTCGTGCCCGACTCGCCGGCCTTGTCGCCCATTGAGCTCAAGCAGGAGCTGCCCAAGTACCTGCCCGCCCTGCAG GGCTGTCGGAGTGTGGAGGAGTTCCAGTGCCTGAACAGGATTGAAGAAGGCACTTATGGGGTGGTGTACAGAGCTAAGGACAAGAAAACAG ATGAGATCGTGGCTCTGAAGCGGctgaagatggagaaggagaaggagggctTCCCCATCACGTCACTGCGGGAGATCAACACGATCCTCAAGGCACAGCACCCCAACATCGTCACTGTCAGG GAAATAGTCGTGGGCAGCAACATGGACAAGATCTACATCGTGATGAACTACGTGGAACACGACCTCAAGAGCCTCATGGAGACCATGAAGCAGCCGTTTCTGCCAG GGGAGGTGAAGACCCTGATGATCCAGCTGCTGCGCGGCGTGAAGCACCTGCACGACAACTGGATCCTGCACCGCGACCTCAAGACATCCAACCTGCTGCTGAGCCATGCAGGCATCCTCAAG GTGGGGGACTTCGGGCTGGCACGGGAGTACGGGTCTCCTCTGAAGGCCTACACCCCAGTTGTTGTGACCCTGTGGTACCGCgccccagagctgctgctggGCGCCAAG GAGTACTCCACGGCCGTGGACATGTGGTCGGTGGGCTGCATCTTTGGGGAGCTGCTGACTCAGAAGCCACTGTTTCCTGGGAAGTCGGAAATCGATCAGATCAACAAAGTGTTCAAG GACCTGGGGACCCCCAGTGAGAAAATCTGGCCTGGCTACAATGACCTCCCTGCCGTCAAGAAGATGACCTTCACTGAGTACCCATATAACAATCTCCGCAAGCGTTTCGGGGCCCTGCTCTCAGACCAGGGCTTCGACCTCATGAACAA GTTCCTGACCTACTTCCCTGGGCGGAGGGTCAACGCAGAGGACGGCCTCAAGCACGAATATTTCCGAGAGACCCCCCTCCCCATCGACCCCTCCATGTTCCCCACGTGGCCGGCCAAGAGTGAACAGCAGAGGGTGAAGCGAGGCACCAGCCCGCGGCCCCCGGAGGGAGGCCTGGGCTACAGCCAGCTG GGTGACGACGACCTGAAGGAGACGGGTTTCCACCTCACCACCACCAACCAGGGTGCCTCAGCCGCCGGCCCAGGGTTCAGCCTGAAGTTCTGA
- the LOC102508660 gene encoding cyclin-dependent kinase 11B isoform X3, which yields MGDEKDSWKVKTLDEILQEKKRRKEQEEKAEIKRLKNSDDRDSKRDSLEEGELRDHRMEITIRNSPYRREDSMEDRGEEDDSLAIKPPQQMSRKEKAHHRKDEKRKEKRRHRSHSAEGGKHARAKEKEREHERRKRHREEQDKARREWERQKRRELAREHSRRERWRLVRAAQEPDWRGPTHGRDLCQRVRDRLEQLERKRERERKLREQQKEQREQKERERRAEERRKEREARREGSAHHRALREDYGDKVKASHWSRSPLRPPRERFELGEGRKPVKEEKTEERDLLSDLQDVSDSERKTSSAESSSAESGSGSEEEEEEEEEEEGSSSEESEEEEEEEEEEEEEEEETGSNSEDASAQSAEVSEEEMSEDEEREGENHVLVVPESRFDRDSGESEEGEEEAGEGTPHSSALTEGEFVPDSPALSPIELKQELPKYLPALQGCRSVEEFQCLNRIEEGTYGVVYRAKDKKTDEIVALKRLKMEKEKEGFPITSLREINTILKAQHPNIVTVREIVVGSNMDKIYIVMNYVEHDLKSLMETMKQPFLPGEVKTLMIQLLRGVKHLHDNWILHRDLKTSNLLLSHAGILKVGDFGLAREYGSPLKAYTPVVVTLWYRAPELLLGAKEYSTAVDMWSVGCIFGELLTQKPLFPGKSEIDQINKVFKDLGTPSEKIWPGYNDLPAVKKMTFTEYPYNNLRKRFGALLSDQGFDLMNKFLTYFPGRRVNAEDGLKHEYFRETPLPIDPSMFPTWPAKSEQQRVKRGTSPRPPEGGLGYSQLGDDDLKETGFHLTTTNQGASAAGPGFSLKF from the exons ATGGGTGATGAAAAGGACTCTTGGAAAGTGAAAACTTTAGATGAAATTCTCCAGGAGAAGAAACGACGGAAGGAAcaagaggagaaagcagagataAAACGCTTAAAAAAC TCTGATGACCGGGATTCCAAGCGGGATTCCCTTGAGGAAGGGGAGCTGAGGGACCACCGCATGGAGATAACAATAAGGAACTCACCCTACAGAAGAGAGGACTCCATGGAAGACAG AGGAGAGGAGGATGATTCTTTGGCTATCAAACCACCCCAGCAAATGTCTCGAAAGGAGAAAGCTCACCACAGGAAAGacgaaaagagaaaagagaaacggAGGCACCGTAGTCATTCAGCAGAAGGGG GGAAGCACGCCAGGgcgaaggagaaggaaagggagcacGAGCGCCGCAAGCGGCACCGCGAGGAGCAGGACAAGGCGCGGCGGGAGTGGGAGCGGCAGAAGAGGCGGGAGCTGGCGCGGGAGCACTCCCGGAGGGAGAG GTGGAGGCTGGTCAGGGCTGCTCAGGAGCCGGACTGGCGGGGCCCGACTCACGGCAGAGACCTGTGTCAGCGTGTGAG GGACCGCCTGGAGCAGCTGGAGAGGAAGCGGGAGCGCGAGCGCAAGCTGCGGGAGCAGCAGAAGGAGCAGCGGGAGCAGAAGGAGCGGGAGCGGCGGGCGGAGGAGCGGCGCAAGGAGCGGGAGGCCCGGAGGGAAG ggtcTGCACATCACCGAGCCCTGAGGGAGGACTATGGCGACAAAGTGAAGGCCAGCCACTGGAGCCGGAGCCCCCTCCGGCCGCCTCGCGAGCGCTTCGAGCTGGGGGAAGGCCGGAAGCCCG TAAAAGAAGAGAAGACGGAAGAGAGAGACCTGCTGTCTGACCTGCAGGACGTTAGCGACAGTGAGAGGAAGACCAGCTCGGCCGAGTCCTCATCGG CAGAGTCGGGGTCTGGttcggaggaggaggaggaggaggaggaggaggaggaggggagcagcagtgaggagtcggaggaggaggaggaggaggaggaagaggaggaggaggaggaggaggagacggggAGCAACTCCGAGGACGCATCTGCACAGTCGGCAG AAGTGAGTGAGGAGGAAATGAGCGAAGATGAGGAGCGAGAGGGCGAGAACCACGTCCTCGTCG TTCCAGAGTCACGATTTGACCGGGATTCTGGGGAGAgtgaagaaggggaagaggaggcggGTGAGGGCACCCCACACAGCAGTGCCCTCACCGAAGGAGAGTTCGTGCCCGACTCGCCGGCCTTGTCGCCCATTGAGCTCAAGCAGGAGCTGCCCAAGTACCTGCCCGCCCTGCAG GGCTGTCGGAGTGTGGAGGAGTTCCAGTGCCTGAACAGGATTGAAGAAGGCACTTATGGGGTGGTGTACAGAGCTAAGGACAAGAAAACAG ATGAGATCGTGGCTCTGAAGCGGctgaagatggagaaggagaaggagggctTCCCCATCACGTCACTGCGGGAGATCAACACGATCCTCAAGGCACAGCACCCCAACATCGTCACTGTCAGG GAAATAGTCGTGGGCAGCAACATGGACAAGATCTACATCGTGATGAACTACGTGGAACACGACCTCAAGAGCCTCATGGAGACCATGAAGCAGCCGTTTCTGCCAG GGGAGGTGAAGACCCTGATGATCCAGCTGCTGCGCGGCGTGAAGCACCTGCACGACAACTGGATCCTGCACCGCGACCTCAAGACATCCAACCTGCTGCTGAGCCATGCAGGCATCCTCAAG GTGGGGGACTTCGGGCTGGCACGGGAGTACGGGTCTCCTCTGAAGGCCTACACCCCAGTTGTTGTGACCCTGTGGTACCGCgccccagagctgctgctggGCGCCAAG GAGTACTCCACGGCCGTGGACATGTGGTCGGTGGGCTGCATCTTTGGGGAGCTGCTGACTCAGAAGCCACTGTTTCCTGGGAAGTCGGAAATCGATCAGATCAACAAAGTGTTCAAG GACCTGGGGACCCCCAGTGAGAAAATCTGGCCTGGCTACAATGACCTCCCTGCCGTCAAGAAGATGACCTTCACTGAGTACCCATATAACAATCTCCGCAAGCGTTTCGGGGCCCTGCTCTCAGACCAGGGCTTCGACCTCATGAACAA GTTCCTGACCTACTTCCCTGGGCGGAGGGTCAACGCAGAGGACGGCCTCAAGCACGAATATTTCCGAGAGACCCCCCTCCCCATCGACCCCTCCATGTTCCCCACGTGGCCGGCCAAGAGTGAACAGCAGAGGGTGAAGCGAGGCACCAGCCCGCGGCCCCCGGAGGGAGGCCTGGGCTACAGCCAGCTG GGTGACGACGACCTGAAGGAGACGGGTTTCCACCTCACCACCACCAACCAGGGTGCCTCAGCCGCCGGCCCAGGGTTCAGCCTGAAGTTCTGA
- the LOC102508660 gene encoding cyclin-dependent kinase 11B isoform X6 → MFQSDDRDSKRDSLEEGELRDHRMEITIRNSPYRREDSMEDRGEEDDSLAIKPPQQMSRKEKAHHRKDEKRKEKRRHRSHSAEGGKHARAKEKEREHERRKRHREEQDKARREWERQKRRELAREHSRRERWRLVRAAQEPDWRGPTHGRDLCQRVRDRLEQLERKRERERKLREQQKEQREQKERERRAEERRKEREARREGSAHHRALREDYGDKVKASHWSRSPLRPPRERFELGEGRKPVKEEKTEERDLLSDLQDVSDSERKTSSAESSSAESGSGSEEEEEEEEEEEGSSSEESEEEEEEEEEEEEEEEETGSNSEDASAQSAEEVSEEEMSEDEEREGENHVLVVPESRFDRDSGESEEGEEEAGEGTPHSSALTEGEFVPDSPALSPIELKQELPKYLPALQGCRSVEEFQCLNRIEEGTYGVVYRAKDKKTDEIVALKRLKMEKEKEGFPITSLREINTILKAQHPNIVTVREIVVGSNMDKIYIVMNYVEHDLKSLMETMKQPFLPGEVKTLMIQLLRGVKHLHDNWILHRDLKTSNLLLSHAGILKVGDFGLAREYGSPLKAYTPVVVTLWYRAPELLLGAKEYSTAVDMWSVGCIFGELLTQKPLFPGKSEIDQINKVFKDLGTPSEKIWPGYNDLPAVKKMTFTEYPYNNLRKRFGALLSDQGFDLMNKFLTYFPGRRVNAEDGLKHEYFRETPLPIDPSMFPTWPAKSEQQRVKRGTSPRPPEGGLGYSQLGDDDLKETGFHLTTTNQGASAAGPGFSLKF, encoded by the exons ATGTTTCAG TCTGATGACCGGGATTCCAAGCGGGATTCCCTTGAGGAAGGGGAGCTGAGGGACCACCGCATGGAGATAACAATAAGGAACTCACCCTACAGAAGAGAGGACTCCATGGAAGACAG AGGAGAGGAGGATGATTCTTTGGCTATCAAACCACCCCAGCAAATGTCTCGAAAGGAGAAAGCTCACCACAGGAAAGacgaaaagagaaaagagaaacggAGGCACCGTAGTCATTCAGCAGAAGGGG GGAAGCACGCCAGGgcgaaggagaaggaaagggagcacGAGCGCCGCAAGCGGCACCGCGAGGAGCAGGACAAGGCGCGGCGGGAGTGGGAGCGGCAGAAGAGGCGGGAGCTGGCGCGGGAGCACTCCCGGAGGGAGAG GTGGAGGCTGGTCAGGGCTGCTCAGGAGCCGGACTGGCGGGGCCCGACTCACGGCAGAGACCTGTGTCAGCGTGTGAG GGACCGCCTGGAGCAGCTGGAGAGGAAGCGGGAGCGCGAGCGCAAGCTGCGGGAGCAGCAGAAGGAGCAGCGGGAGCAGAAGGAGCGGGAGCGGCGGGCGGAGGAGCGGCGCAAGGAGCGGGAGGCCCGGAGGGAAG ggtcTGCACATCACCGAGCCCTGAGGGAGGACTATGGCGACAAAGTGAAGGCCAGCCACTGGAGCCGGAGCCCCCTCCGGCCGCCTCGCGAGCGCTTCGAGCTGGGGGAAGGCCGGAAGCCCG TAAAAGAAGAGAAGACGGAAGAGAGAGACCTGCTGTCTGACCTGCAGGACGTTAGCGACAGTGAGAGGAAGACCAGCTCGGCCGAGTCCTCATCGG CAGAGTCGGGGTCTGGttcggaggaggaggaggaggaggaggaggaggaggaggggagcagcagtgaggagtcggaggaggaggaggaggaggaggaagaggaggaggaggaggaggaggagacggggAGCAACTCCGAGGACGCATCTGCACAGTCGGCAG AAGAAGTGAGTGAGGAGGAAATGAGCGAAGATGAGGAGCGAGAGGGCGAGAACCACGTCCTCGTCG TTCCAGAGTCACGATTTGACCGGGATTCTGGGGAGAgtgaagaaggggaagaggaggcggGTGAGGGCACCCCACACAGCAGTGCCCTCACCGAAGGAGAGTTCGTGCCCGACTCGCCGGCCTTGTCGCCCATTGAGCTCAAGCAGGAGCTGCCCAAGTACCTGCCCGCCCTGCAG GGCTGTCGGAGTGTGGAGGAGTTCCAGTGCCTGAACAGGATTGAAGAAGGCACTTATGGGGTGGTGTACAGAGCTAAGGACAAGAAAACAG ATGAGATCGTGGCTCTGAAGCGGctgaagatggagaaggagaaggagggctTCCCCATCACGTCACTGCGGGAGATCAACACGATCCTCAAGGCACAGCACCCCAACATCGTCACTGTCAGG GAAATAGTCGTGGGCAGCAACATGGACAAGATCTACATCGTGATGAACTACGTGGAACACGACCTCAAGAGCCTCATGGAGACCATGAAGCAGCCGTTTCTGCCAG GGGAGGTGAAGACCCTGATGATCCAGCTGCTGCGCGGCGTGAAGCACCTGCACGACAACTGGATCCTGCACCGCGACCTCAAGACATCCAACCTGCTGCTGAGCCATGCAGGCATCCTCAAG GTGGGGGACTTCGGGCTGGCACGGGAGTACGGGTCTCCTCTGAAGGCCTACACCCCAGTTGTTGTGACCCTGTGGTACCGCgccccagagctgctgctggGCGCCAAG GAGTACTCCACGGCCGTGGACATGTGGTCGGTGGGCTGCATCTTTGGGGAGCTGCTGACTCAGAAGCCACTGTTTCCTGGGAAGTCGGAAATCGATCAGATCAACAAAGTGTTCAAG GACCTGGGGACCCCCAGTGAGAAAATCTGGCCTGGCTACAATGACCTCCCTGCCGTCAAGAAGATGACCTTCACTGAGTACCCATATAACAATCTCCGCAAGCGTTTCGGGGCCCTGCTCTCAGACCAGGGCTTCGACCTCATGAACAA GTTCCTGACCTACTTCCCTGGGCGGAGGGTCAACGCAGAGGACGGCCTCAAGCACGAATATTTCCGAGAGACCCCCCTCCCCATCGACCCCTCCATGTTCCCCACGTGGCCGGCCAAGAGTGAACAGCAGAGGGTGAAGCGAGGCACCAGCCCGCGGCCCCCGGAGGGAGGCCTGGGCTACAGCCAGCTG GGTGACGACGACCTGAAGGAGACGGGTTTCCACCTCACCACCACCAACCAGGGTGCCTCAGCCGCCGGCCCAGGGTTCAGCCTGAAGTTCTGA
- the LOC102508660 gene encoding cyclin-dependent kinase 11B isoform X1 has protein sequence MGDEKDSWKVKTLDEILQEKKRRKEQEEKAEIKRLKNSDDRDSKRDSLEEGELRDHRMEITIRNSPYRREDSMEDRGEEDDSLAIKPPQQMSRKEKAHHRKDEKRKEKRRHRSHSAEGGKHARAKEKEREHERRKRHREEQDKARREWERQKRRELAREHSRRERWRLVRAAQEPDWRGPTHGRDLCQRVRDRLEQLERKRERERKLREQQKEQREQKERERRAEERRKEREARREGSAHHRALREDYGDKVKASHWSRSPLRPPRERFELGEGRKPVKEEKTEERDLLSDLQDVSDSERKTSSAESSSAESGSGSEEEEEEEEEEEGSSSEESEEEEEEEEEEEEEEEETGSNSEDASAQSAEEVSEEEMSEDEEREGENHVLVVPESRFDRDSGESEEGEEEAGEGTPHSSALTEGEFVPDSPALSPIELKQELPKYLPALQGCRSVEEFQCLNRIEEGTYGVVYRAKDKKTDEIVALKRLKMEKEKEGFPITSLREINTILKAQHPNIVTVREIVVGSNMDKIYIVMNYVEHDLKSLMETMKQPFLPGEVKTLMIQLLRGVKHLHDNWILHRDLKTSNLLLSHAGILKVGDFGLAREYGSPLKAYTPVVVTLWYRAPELLLGAKEYSTAVDMWSVGCIFGELLTQKPLFPGKSEIDQINKVFKDLGTPSEKIWPGYNDLPAVKKMTFTEYPYNNLRKRFGALLSDQGFDLMNKFLTYFPGRRVNAEDGLKHEYFRETPLPIDPSMFPTWPAKSEQQRVKRGTSPRPPEGGLGYSQLGDDDLKETGFHLTTTNQGASAAGPGFSLKF, from the exons ATGGGTGATGAAAAGGACTCTTGGAAAGTGAAAACTTTAGATGAAATTCTCCAGGAGAAGAAACGACGGAAGGAAcaagaggagaaagcagagataAAACGCTTAAAAAAC TCTGATGACCGGGATTCCAAGCGGGATTCCCTTGAGGAAGGGGAGCTGAGGGACCACCGCATGGAGATAACAATAAGGAACTCACCCTACAGAAGAGAGGACTCCATGGAAGACAG AGGAGAGGAGGATGATTCTTTGGCTATCAAACCACCCCAGCAAATGTCTCGAAAGGAGAAAGCTCACCACAGGAAAGacgaaaagagaaaagagaaacggAGGCACCGTAGTCATTCAGCAGAAGGGG GGAAGCACGCCAGGgcgaaggagaaggaaagggagcacGAGCGCCGCAAGCGGCACCGCGAGGAGCAGGACAAGGCGCGGCGGGAGTGGGAGCGGCAGAAGAGGCGGGAGCTGGCGCGGGAGCACTCCCGGAGGGAGAG GTGGAGGCTGGTCAGGGCTGCTCAGGAGCCGGACTGGCGGGGCCCGACTCACGGCAGAGACCTGTGTCAGCGTGTGAG GGACCGCCTGGAGCAGCTGGAGAGGAAGCGGGAGCGCGAGCGCAAGCTGCGGGAGCAGCAGAAGGAGCAGCGGGAGCAGAAGGAGCGGGAGCGGCGGGCGGAGGAGCGGCGCAAGGAGCGGGAGGCCCGGAGGGAAG ggtcTGCACATCACCGAGCCCTGAGGGAGGACTATGGCGACAAAGTGAAGGCCAGCCACTGGAGCCGGAGCCCCCTCCGGCCGCCTCGCGAGCGCTTCGAGCTGGGGGAAGGCCGGAAGCCCG TAAAAGAAGAGAAGACGGAAGAGAGAGACCTGCTGTCTGACCTGCAGGACGTTAGCGACAGTGAGAGGAAGACCAGCTCGGCCGAGTCCTCATCGG CAGAGTCGGGGTCTGGttcggaggaggaggaggaggaggaggaggaggaggaggggagcagcagtgaggagtcggaggaggaggaggaggaggaggaagaggaggaggaggaggaggaggagacggggAGCAACTCCGAGGACGCATCTGCACAGTCGGCAG AAGAAGTGAGTGAGGAGGAAATGAGCGAAGATGAGGAGCGAGAGGGCGAGAACCACGTCCTCGTCG TTCCAGAGTCACGATTTGACCGGGATTCTGGGGAGAgtgaagaaggggaagaggaggcggGTGAGGGCACCCCACACAGCAGTGCCCTCACCGAAGGAGAGTTCGTGCCCGACTCGCCGGCCTTGTCGCCCATTGAGCTCAAGCAGGAGCTGCCCAAGTACCTGCCCGCCCTGCAG GGCTGTCGGAGTGTGGAGGAGTTCCAGTGCCTGAACAGGATTGAAGAAGGCACTTATGGGGTGGTGTACAGAGCTAAGGACAAGAAAACAG ATGAGATCGTGGCTCTGAAGCGGctgaagatggagaaggagaaggagggctTCCCCATCACGTCACTGCGGGAGATCAACACGATCCTCAAGGCACAGCACCCCAACATCGTCACTGTCAGG GAAATAGTCGTGGGCAGCAACATGGACAAGATCTACATCGTGATGAACTACGTGGAACACGACCTCAAGAGCCTCATGGAGACCATGAAGCAGCCGTTTCTGCCAG GGGAGGTGAAGACCCTGATGATCCAGCTGCTGCGCGGCGTGAAGCACCTGCACGACAACTGGATCCTGCACCGCGACCTCAAGACATCCAACCTGCTGCTGAGCCATGCAGGCATCCTCAAG GTGGGGGACTTCGGGCTGGCACGGGAGTACGGGTCTCCTCTGAAGGCCTACACCCCAGTTGTTGTGACCCTGTGGTACCGCgccccagagctgctgctggGCGCCAAG GAGTACTCCACGGCCGTGGACATGTGGTCGGTGGGCTGCATCTTTGGGGAGCTGCTGACTCAGAAGCCACTGTTTCCTGGGAAGTCGGAAATCGATCAGATCAACAAAGTGTTCAAG GACCTGGGGACCCCCAGTGAGAAAATCTGGCCTGGCTACAATGACCTCCCTGCCGTCAAGAAGATGACCTTCACTGAGTACCCATATAACAATCTCCGCAAGCGTTTCGGGGCCCTGCTCTCAGACCAGGGCTTCGACCTCATGAACAA GTTCCTGACCTACTTCCCTGGGCGGAGGGTCAACGCAGAGGACGGCCTCAAGCACGAATATTTCCGAGAGACCCCCCTCCCCATCGACCCCTCCATGTTCCCCACGTGGCCGGCCAAGAGTGAACAGCAGAGGGTGAAGCGAGGCACCAGCCCGCGGCCCCCGGAGGGAGGCCTGGGCTACAGCCAGCTG GGTGACGACGACCTGAAGGAGACGGGTTTCCACCTCACCACCACCAACCAGGGTGCCTCAGCCGCCGGCCCAGGGTTCAGCCTGAAGTTCTGA